In Paenibacillus sp. BIC5C1, a genomic segment contains:
- a CDS encoding NUDIX domain-containing protein, translated as MEIRQMATAFLSNGNDMLMMKKAGSRMFDFEFWGGIGGHLEHGELNSPMTASYREIEEETGFKPEDVNHFRLRYILLELNGGEVRQQFVYFGETTHRAFIPSDEGELFWIPKDELLDLHTSILIEAAMRHFLQNQETDEIWIGNVLNGEGAAARPRVEWSIMQDTISFEPVV; from the coding sequence TACGGCATTTTTGAGTAATGGAAACGACATGTTGATGATGAAGAAGGCAGGCAGCAGGATGTTTGATTTTGAGTTCTGGGGTGGTATTGGCGGGCATCTGGAGCATGGCGAACTTAACTCACCAATGACTGCCAGCTATCGGGAGATTGAAGAAGAGACGGGGTTCAAGCCAGAAGACGTGAATCATTTTCGGCTTCGATATATATTGCTAGAGCTTAATGGTGGTGAAGTGCGGCAGCAGTTTGTATATTTTGGTGAGACGACACATCGAGCCTTTATTCCATCAGATGAAGGGGAGTTGTTCTGGATACCCAAGGATGAGCTGCTGGATTTACATACATCCATTCTGATCGAAGCTGCAATGCGGCACTTTTTGCAGAATCAGGAGACCGACGAGATATGGATTGGTAATGTCCTAAATGGGGAAGGGGCAGCGGCTAGACCGAGGGTAGAATGGAGTATTATGCAAGACACGATATCTTTTGAACCCGTTGTGTAA